In Glycine soja cultivar W05 chromosome 10, ASM419377v2, whole genome shotgun sequence, the genomic stretch atatatttttgatattatttttaattatatatttatttaaggtaATTTATCAATATAATGATTTATGGTGatatataataatgtaaaatttatttatatttgaataaattgttttttagaaGAAGTCTGAATAAATAGTTTATACAGCAGTAAATAATGTcaagagtttttttaaaaaaaaaaatgtaaatgatgtttatattgtcatttgaattataattacgaattgttatatataataagtttgataacatttataataattaaactaaaacatatattaatatccttaaaatatatatatatatatatatatattattaatatctgATGactaattgataaacaaaattttcatattcactggtatatatatattttacatttttggtGCATAAATAATTGagttttgataaatatattaccaATGCACTTTAATAAGCATActatatattgattaaaaatgataaaattttacaGTATTTTGAAAATCTAACGCTAATTTCTCAAAGACAAATTTAAAAGTTCTTTAAAAGAAGTTCACATCAAAACGGAAAAAGTAAaccaaaaagatgaaaaaacaatttatgCATGGCATATACACTAGAAACGGTAGGCCCCTCACAAATCCGGAACGTTGGTCACAAACTTTTTCTTGCCaacacaaaacaacaaaaatataaatataaataaatcacaGTTGACAGCTCTCACTACTCAGTCTGTTctactactattattattattattattattaaaatactttattatagtaagaataaaaaaataataattgtctCCATCTAGCTAAACACCTGGCGCGCATTCACTGGCGAGAGACTTTTTTTCGTAacatttttggattttaaaattcattcagCAAAAATTATAGCCGTTGCAACTATGTGACATCACACGCACAaacactttctctctcttactCTGTGAGTAGAatccaagaagaagaaaattgttGGCACTCTCTGTTTTCACACTCTTTATTCTTTAACCCAATTCAGACAGCTAAGCCCATTTCAATCTTCTCTGTTTAGCAGATAATTCCGTTGGAAAAtctcaggaaaaaaaatgaagggggTGAAAGGAAAATTCCTGAAGAAGCTCAAATCCATCAAACCAATCCTGAAGCAAGATTTAATTCTCCAGATCAAGGCCTCAGATGGGTACGTCCATTTTCTCCCAAAGATTCCGAGTTTCAATCTGCATTCCCCGTTTGTTTCCCGAGAAAACAAGCCCGAGAAAGTTGTTCAGAGCTGCGAGAAAATGCAGGACGAACCCGAGGTGATCGACGTTGCAGAGCTGATGAAAGACCTTGAGGAAGAAGATGATTACAATGACAACAAAGAGAACATAGGTCCATGTTCACAGAAACCCCAACAACACCACAAGGGTGTTTTGCAGAACGGGAACAGAGCAAAAACAGATTCAAAACAGAGAGGGGTTTTGGAGGAAAAAAAGTCTTCACCAGAAAATGctgacaataacaacaacagaAACAGCAACAGAAAAATCCCTTTGTTAGATACTGATGTTCCATCGTTCCGGCGGCCGGACTTGAACTCCGGCAGCCTATTCGATCCGAATCTACTGGCCGCGTTCGAGCAAGCCGTGAAGGAACATTCTAGAATAACAGAAGAACAGAGGAGAAGCAGAGTCGAAGAAGAGTCTTCACAGAAAGTGGAAGATGATGACCCTGACCCTTTGATGTTCTTTGAAGAGAAGTGTCCACCCGGGGGCGACGGAATGGTTATTTTCTACACCACGACACTTAGGGGAATCCTGAAGACATTCGAGGATTGCAACAAAATCC encodes the following:
- the LOC114370567 gene encoding uncharacterized protein At5g39865-like; this translates as MKGVKGKFLKKLKSIKPILKQDLILQIKASDGYVHFLPKIPSFNLHSPFVSRENKPEKVVQSCEKMQDEPEVIDVAELMKDLEEEDDYNDNKENIGPCSQKPQQHHKGVLQNGNRAKTDSKQRGVLEEKKSSPENADNNNNRNSNRKIPLLDTDVPSFRRPDLNSGSLFDPNLLAAFEQAVKEHSRITEEQRRSRVEEESSQKVEDDDPDPLMFFEEKCPPGGDGMVIFYTTTLRGILKTFEDCNKIRFLLQSFKVLYFERDISMHKEFRDELWSSLEGKLVPPRLFVKGRYIGGAEEVLSLHEQGKLRKIFEGVPMDYSNGPCDACGGIRFVLCFKCNGSHKVMAENGESNQCLQCNENGLILCPYCC